GAGGAATGACATCACCAGAAGCCTGGTTACACAAACCacaagagaggggcagggctcccGAGGTACTCAGCAGCAAGCCCCAGCAGAAGGGGGTGGGTAAAAGCTGTTCTCGGCCCAGCACTCACCTTGTAGCCAAGCCGTGCTGCTCGCTGAAGGAGAGTCTCCCCAGCATTCTTGTTCACGATCAGCCGCCGAGCCTCAGGAGGGATGTGCTGGGTCATGGGCAATTCAGGGGAGTTTCCTGGGCTGGCCTGCCGTGACTTGCAGAGCGGCCACAGCTCCTGGGGCTTCTTCAAAGAGCGTGGCTTGGGCGGATTCCAGTGCCCTTTCACCTGGAAAATACAGATGGAGGGAGCTTCCTCAGTGTAGCCGGACAAGGCTGGGTCCAGATATTCCCTCCCACCCTACACATGCTGGGTTGATGATCCCCCTTCCCTAGGCCTGGATCGTACCTTCCCCTCTTCACAGATCCCTGCCagatgttttgttttacatttgcGTTTTCCTGATGGTTTCTCAAGTGCTTCCTGGATGGAGGAGTTGTCCGGGTGATCCAGGAGAAAGCCATTTCGGAAGTCTGGGCGACCTTGGGACTTCCGGGGCGATGGGGAAAGCCTGCTCCTCAATCGCAGCTCTGAGCCTTTGCCTTGGGTACATTCCTTCTGCTTCCGGTACCTGAAATCTAAGGAGAGACAGGGTCCACAGGATGCGGAGACAAAGACTAGGGGCCCGACTTCCCTCTGTGGGTAAAGAACAGTCAGCCCCTGCAGGACTTCATTGGCCACATCTGGCAGCTTGGGCCAAGGTCCACCAAAGCCACGGTTACTCTGCCTAGAAGCAGAGTACAGGAGAATAAGGGTATACAGAGATGAACACAGCACATTGAAAATGAAAGTGCATCAGTGGGATGCATGATGACAGAAGGCCTTACTGGTCTGACCCTATGCAGGTCTCTAAGCTGAGCAGGCGTGGAGCTGGTTACACACTCACTTGGATATTCCATTTCTCCAGACAACGCGTGCCTGCTATTCTGCACTGGGACAGTACTCAGGAGAACAGAATCTGATTTCTCATCCTGTTGGCATGTTCTCCAGTGGTTTAATAAAGGCATTAACAAAATCAGTATCCTGTAGCCATACTGCCAGAGGGTGTGATCTATTCAGATCTTGGAAGCTAAGCAGTGCTAGTGAGACACAACTAAGGGGAAAATAGGGAATCCTCTTAACCCCAGATGGCAGCTGCTATTCCACTTCCTGTACTGCTGTCCGTGCTGCCTTTTCAGtgatttttcttatttcttcttCTTAAGTGCAACATTAAGGCTGATTTTACATACACAGAAGTAGGGACATTCTGAGCTAAGGTTTCTCAATGGAAATGTGGACTCTTCCCTCCTACTATGTAATACAGGGTTGTTTGTTACAGAACCCCATAACATCAGGCAAGGACATGCAGTTTTATAACACCCAACAGTGAGGGCACAATTATAAGTGGAAGATATTAAAGTATGTGATGAGAAAATAAAGCCCTTGGGTGCAAAGAAGGTGAGAATAAAACCCCTGTGCACTGAGCAATGCACAGGCATTTGCAGTGCTGGCCCTTTTCCAGTGGGTAGAGATTAACAATTGCTTTAAAGTGGGCTGCAGGGGAACATGGTGACCCTATGTTGCTTGCAGAGTACTATTGGACTGCCTGGGTTAAAGGCTAAGCCTGAGGAGAGTCTGAGTGCAGGGCAAGGGAGTCACTTTGGATAAGTCACTTTGCTTCTCCACTTCTGCTCCATGGAGACAAGGCCACCTGCCTCCCAGGGGAATGCATGCACATGACAGTTATGTAAGGGCAACACAGGTGCAGTTCATAATTATAATTCCATAGGTAACACTTTCTCCTCCTACTTTGCAAAGAGATGATGGTTCCTCCACAGTGAAGGTTGCAACCAGCTGCCCCCACCAGCCTTATGTGAGTGGCCCTCAGCCCCTCCATCAATAACTTCGCTTGGAAACAATGGTTTGGCCCAAGTTGCCAAGCAAAGGACAAGTTTTCTGAAGAAAACTGGTCAAACTGCTCTCATCCATTCAGAAGGTGGTCTGGCTGCAGGCTACTTGACTTTCCCAGGCAGCTCCATCAGGCTCTCTCCATCACAAGTCATTAGTAGCTCCTGCAGTACCTCAAGGGCCATGGTAGTtctttctcccctgccccagtcccaggTTTACACCCCTGGACATTCCAGCTGTATTATTCCCAGGAGCAGGTGGCTGGCTCACTCCCAGATTCATCATGCAGCTGCTGATAAAGAAGAGGCCCAAGAGCGGGAGCAGTTACTGTGCACTCCAAAGAGGCACTCCCCCCAGTACAATCACAGCAGCATTCTCCTGCCTGATACCAGCAGCCCCACAATAGGAACATATGAGCAAAGCCAGAGGGTATCAGCAGAGCAATGTACACACAAGCCAGGCCGTTATGCAGCTCCAGAAGCTGACAAAATTCACTGATTTCCAAAAGCTTCACAAACACCTCCACAGCATGGAAAGGAAGAGCTGGCCTGCAAAGCAGCAGACATCTCAAAATGCCCAGGAAAGAatcggggtgtgggggagggggagagggaggagagcacGAGTGGCTACCTAGACTCAGGAGGATCTGCGTCACTGGCTGAGCCACAGGTGGAAAGCTCAGGAGATGGTGAATGGAGAACTGGGGCCTGGAACAGGAGAAGATGGGAGGGGAACAACTGCAGCTTTCTATTACAGCCCTGAATGTGCACTGTGGGAAAGGATTCACCCCACAGATCCAGGCATTTTGCCTGGCTCTGTCACACCCCCTGGCTCCCAAGTCAACCTCTCTCTTAGGCGCCTGCTGGACAAAgcttcccctgctccctttcATAAGCCTTAGAGCTTACTTGTGTATAAAGACAAATGGTTAGCTGTATGTGTAAAAGCCAGTCTGAACTGTAATGGCCTCAGTTCCCTCTACTCCTGTCAGGCAGGCACTACCCTTGGATGCCTCTCCCTAGGGTCCACATTTACCCAGCGCAATTATACTGGGCCTCCTCCTTccctgcgcccagcccagcctaTGACTGTGGAGTGAGGTCAGTACCCAATTAACTCTGCCACATAATTTGGGGTTCCCTGCCCCATCATTTACAGTAATTATCCTGTAAAGGACAGGTGGCCCATCGCAGTGGCAGCACAATGGGGGGAATGGTCCCTGAACAGCAGTACATGCGGCCCGTTGCCCATAGGACTTGGAGCTGATGCTCTGGTTCTAAGCCAGAACTCTAAGAGCAGTGCTGGAACTGGCTTGGAAGAGGTCCTGCAGAATAGCCAGCTGGGCCAAgacccttcccctctgccagtgCTGGTACCTGCTTTCGATTTCCGCCTCTTATGGGAGTAGCAGCTCACATGTTCCTCCTCTTCCCGCTCAGTCAAGTACTCCCCAGTCTGGTATTTCCGGCTCTTCTGCcgtctcctcttcttcctcttgaCATGGCTGTCGTCGTCATCCTCCTCATTTGGGTCCCACAGCTGCCTTGGTGCCTCCACTCTCCAAGGCAGCTCCCGGGCCCTCCTCAGGTGGCAGCTGCCCTTTTCTGACTGAGACCTGTCTCTGGTCCTGTGGCTATGATAGCGAGACATTCTGTGGGATTTCCTCAGCCTGCGGCGTTTCAAGGatgtctcctcctcctgctcctcctccagcagcGGTAAGATCTCCTGGCCAGTCACTTCGCACTCTCCTCTCACACTAGCAGAGGAGCCACCAACACTTCCTGCAGAGAGGACCACACAAGGTGTGTCCAGTGACTAGAGACCTCTCAACACAAGCAGAGCCAAAAGTGCCCACAAGAACACTCCCAGCTAGGAAACTGGGGACAGGACAGCCCCTCCTTAGTACCCCACAAGACCTTTCTGCCCACAAAACTGACTGGATCATGTGGGCAGGGACATGTTcccgctcccctcacccccaactccCCACTGAACCAGTCACTAGACCAAGTTAGTAAAGTGCTCTGCTCCCATATGCCAGGCACAGGGCTTGCAGTGCCTAGCGGACAGAACATCTCAGTCTCAGCCATACTGGCTAGCTGAATCTCCCTGGCAGAGGCTGGCCTACGGGGTCTGCTGCAATCACCAACCTGACTGACTGCGTGTCCGGCTGCTCAGCACCACTGGGATGAAGTCACGGAAATTATTCTTGGGTTTCTTCTCAAGGTAACCTGGGAAGACAGGAGAACCCTGAGGATTAACGCCACCAAAAAAGCTAATGGGGAATCCAGGAGCTGACAGAGGACTGCTGGCCTGGGAATGACAACACACTACATTATACCGGATCCCTACATGGGATTCTAACCTGCAGTATGTagtgcccagctctgcagcccataGCAACTCAGCTCCAGGAGAACTGGTAGCCAGATCTTCTGGCAGGCAAGGGGAGCAGAGTGCCAAGACAACGCTACAGCTTGGCTTTGCAAGGGAAGAACACTATTCAGAATTTGTAACAGTACCTTCCTCATGGCTGTCCCCACGATGCCCTGGAGATTGGAGCTCTGTCTTTGCTGGCCTCCTGCGCTTGCGCTTTACCCTGAGGCTATTGTGCTCATTCATGGATCCTGGGCCAATCCGGCTTTCTCGTTTGCTGATCTCATGCAAGTCCCCGCGATGCTTTTGCCACTGCAAACACAGGACAGATATAGGTTTCAGTCCAAGCTTCAATACAAGCATCATGTTGGGACAGCAGGAAGGGAAGGACCCCAGAATAGTGTCCCCCACTGCCAGCTGTATCAATAcctctcagtcctgacccacagctttCCCAGCTACTCAGCTCCGCCAATGCCTTTCAATCCCAACCTGCATACTCTGCTATTCCAGTCATAAACCCAATGCCAGGCAATACTGAGATGCCTGGAATGAAAAGGCCCTTAGTGAGGTTCCCCAAACTCATCTCTTCACCCAGCTGCCAATCCTCTTGCTGTCCCAATGATGGGTTCCTCTTCCTCCTTACACTGCTGTCCCCTCCCCGCTTACTTTGGTTTTGACCCCCAATATTATTCTAGGAAGTACAGAGTCCCAGCACTAGAACTATCTGTGCCTGCCTCCCTCCAGGGGGCCGGTGACCCTCTTGAGTGGCTCCTCACCCACCTTCCATCCATGCAAGCTTCGGCTGCCCGACTTGCTTGGCGCCTCCTCTCCATCTTTGGCTCTGCACTTCAGTCTCTTGTGGGCCTGTTTGGCCCGCCCATCGTGTTGCCGTTTGGATTTGCAGCATAAGCTGCCTTCTTGTTTGATTTGGGCTGCTCCCTTGAGTTTGGTCTCAGGAAAGCCCTTGGGGGCGACCCCAGCTCGCAGACAAGCCCCAGAGGCAAATGGCACATCACATTCCACTCGCTCCTTCTTGACTCTGCACAGGTCCATCTGGTGCATACACTGGGGGGCCTCTGATGCCGGTTGCTCCCGGGCCACCTCACATCCCAGCTCCTTGCGTTGACTCTCCACAGGTACAGATGGCAGCTCAGAGGCTGTTTGCAGGCTTTGCTGATTGACTACAGGCAGGTCATGTGACAGATAGGCAGCTAACACTTGGTTTTTAGGTTTTGAGTCTCCTAACTGCTTGAGGCTACAGCTCCCTGGGGGAGCCTCAGACTGTACAACACTGTCTCTACCGGAGTCAGACCCTGGTTCATCACACCTTTGGCTCCTGGAAGGGCTTTctgccttcccctttccccccctggCATCCACAGTATTGGCCTGAAGAGATGGAGCTACAGCTATGGGGACTGGATTGATGGGCTCCTCACAGAACCTGGGCAAGGCCTTGCAGTTCTTGGCTTTGGACATGGCTTCCCATTCCAGAGACGGAAGTCTTGGCAGACCCTCTGGGACCTTGGGGACTGCCATGCCAGACTCTACAGGCTGCATGCTGGGAAACACAGGGAGCTCGCCTGCACCAGATGGCTTGGAGGGGCCACTCTGATTCAGGGGCAGCTGTCCGGTTGTGGAGATGCCAATTGAAAGCACAGGGGTCTGGTGATAGGGAGACCACCCAACAGGCAGAAGCTGGGGACTGGATGGTTTCCCATTAATTGGACATCGGGGGTAAATGCTTCCCTGACCAGGATTCCAGAGAGAGAGTTCTTTGGATTGGCACAACGAAGCCCCTGGGGCAACTCTGCCATAGAGGAACCGTCTAGCTGGGTCCTGCTGACCCTCCACACTAGCCTGGCTGCCTTTTTTCCCAGAGAGTGGCCCAACATTTCGGGGGTCTCCCTGATCGATGATGGAAATGGGCTCCTGTTTGGGGAGGTGCTGTGGGTCCCTGCTGAAGCTAATGCTGGAGTCTTTGCTGAGCAGTAGTGAGGCAGGCACTGGGTTGGCCACCCCCACGTAGGTGCCTGGAATGGTGCTAATCAGCGCAGTGGAGTTTTTCATCCAGGAGCCCTGCTCACCATTGCGCAGGAAGTCAGGAAAAATTACCAAGGGAGGGTTGGTGCCCAGGCATGAGGTGACGCTGCTACCTGCGCTCTGGGCTGCACGCTGGGACTTGGACAGGACCGTAGTGAGCACTGCCTTGCCACTGGTGTGCACCGGTGTTAGGATGGGCATGGGGGGTGTCTTGCGCTGGCTCGGCGGAGGCAGCTTCTGACGGTTGGATTTAGAGGACAGATCAAGAGGCATCTCGCAACATTCTGGGAAGGAGACCATTTCACGCTCCAGCTGTGGGGGGGACTTCAGCGGAGAAAGTGAAGTGGTGGCCCCTTGGGCGACCTGCTCTGGAGCACCAGAGGCCCTAGTGTGCAGGCCAGTACCTGGTGGGGGAGCTGCACTCCCACATGATGCTGTCAGGGAAGGCTGGCTGGGTGAAAGCGAAGAGCTCTCCATGGATGGAGAAGGGCCATCTACAGCTGCAGCAGCTTGTGTGCTGTTCCCACCTGAAGGTGAAGGGCAGCTCAGCTGGTTCACCTCCACAGACACCACTTTGGAGTCTGAAGGCAAGGGCCTGACTACGGAGAAGGTACAGGGAAATGAGCGCAGCTCAGGGGGCGCAATAATGCCTGATGGGCCACGCTCCTGCAGGTAGGAGGGATGGACTGGGAGAGCAAGTGTGGAGGGGACCCCAAGGGGGCTTGGAAGAGGAGCCACACTGAGTGGCTGCCCACAGCTGGAGGGTGGGATATACACTAGGGGCTGGCTTGGGGCCAGAACTGCCCCGGGCTGAAAGGAGAGGGGCATTTTTTGCATAGCTGGGCCTTGAGATGTGGAAAAACACACTCTATTCAAGGTGAAGGTGGCTGGGGTGGATGCAAGGGTGTTGCAGCTGGAGGCAACCACAGGCAGCGTCTCCTCCACAGGAACTCCTGCCTCTTGTGTTTCAGCATTCAGGGTGCTCTTCTCTTTCCCAGCATGTTCACTGTCTGGAGCATtggggcaggcaggagatgcATCAGCCTGTTTGTCACTGTGAAGATCTGCAGGTGTCCAGGCACTGTCAGTGCTGCTGCTCTtgggctccacagctcccaggacTGTGGGCTCCAGCTCTCTGCCATCTCCCTGGTTTGCCAGAGGGCCCACCACATTATCTTCTATCACTGCTTGTCCAGCACACTCTAGTTTCGGGTAGTGTTTGGGTGGCTGCTCTTCCAGCTTGGGCCCAAGTTTTTCCTCCACGCTGCTAGTTGCATCCAGCCCCTGGGCATTGCTGCCACCGCTGACTGCTGTGAGCTCCACCTGCAATGAGAAAGGGAGAAGGGACTCCCTGGAAGCTGAGCCAGCATTTCTCAATAGGAAGGGCTGCTCCCTCTCGCCGCTAGGTCTCTATGGGACAGAGAGAAGCCCACAGGAAAGGGGAGCAGTGCTGCTTCCAGGCCCTGCACTCCTGCCTTCCACAGTCTCTGGCCCTGCACACCATGCTGTCACAAGGCACTCGTCACTTAGGCCCAGGCCAGGGTCAAACTCCCACACATGGCCCCTTCCATCACAGTCCTTGGATCCTCAGCCCAGCCACTCTGTACAAGAAGCTCACCTTGGAAAGGCTGCTGCTGACACAAAATTCCTGGGACCCCAAGTGCTGGGAGCTGCTCTTGTTAGACTCCTCATCAGAAAGCGGGGCTCTCCTATGACAGAGATGAGACAAGACAAGGAAGGCACAATGAACCCCAGAGGCACTCTCCTAGGCCACTGTTAGCTCCGTGCTGCACACAGGGCTGAGAGTCAGAAGGGGCTTGCTGGCCATAGGGGAGTGGGGACTCTTACCCTAGAGCCCAAATCCCTGCCTCTCCAGGCTCACCCCTGTGCTGCTTTCCAAGCTCCCAAATTCAGCACAGCAGGCACACCTTGGAGAGCcagccagcccagagcctacCTGCACTGCCCTCAGGTGCACAGGTAGTGGGGGCCCGGGGATCCCTCTAAAGCCAGGTCTCGGGAAATAGCCACCAGGTAATTTTTAGGCTACTGCCCCTTTAAGAAGGAGATGGCAAGCACTGGCTTAAAAGTTCCACAGCAGTTGGGAAGTGACAGTTGGCAAATGAATCTGcagagtgggggatggggagacccACAAAATGACCATTACCCgaagggcagggagctggcccATCCCCCCTACACCAACCCCCCAGTGCTCCCCTCAAACTCCTGCCTGCCAGTCCTACCTCCCACCACCCCACGGGTGCTCCATCCCCACCATAAACTGGCAGTCCCACCCTCCCCCaatcctgccccccagagcctcccctcccccaacctggcAGTCCCACCTTCCcccaatcctcccctcccccaacctggcAGTCCCACCTTCCCCCAATACCACCTCCCCAGAACCTGCCCACCACCTGGCAGTCCCACCTTCCCTCAATGCTCCCCTAAAACTCCCCTCGCCGCTTACAGTCTCATCATCCCCCAACTCCCCCTCCTGACcacagtccctccctcccccagccctgccccatacAATCTCCCCAGGCCCAGTCCCGCCTGCCCCACACTCATTCAGAGTTCTCCCCTAGCCTCCTCATGTTCTTGTCCTGTCTTCTCCCCATTTGCACATTCTAGGTCTGcccaccccacaacccccccccatcTGCAACCCCCACCTTTcaatcctgccctccccccagactCACATTCCTatcccacccaccctcccagtctctctctcacacccacacatTACAACTGTTGTTCATTCCCCATCCACCAGGCATACCACCCCAATTCCTCtcacgtgccccctcccccccacaatctTCCAGCCACACAATAACCAGTAACCCTGGTACTGGTCCAAaaccaaatccccccccccccccccccagtaatttTAATTCCACACCCATCCATTATTCCGG
This genomic interval from Malaclemys terrapin pileata isolate rMalTer1 chromosome 9, rMalTer1.hap1, whole genome shotgun sequence contains the following:
- the BCORL1 gene encoding BCL-6 corepressor-like protein 1 encodes the protein MISTAPLYSGVHNWTSAERICMCGLNEERRAPLSDEESNKSSSQHLGSQEFCVSSSLSKVELTAVSGGSNAQGLDATSSVEEKLGPKLEEQPPKHYPKLECAGQAVIEDNVVGPLANQGDGRELEPTVLGAVEPKSSSTDSAWTPADLHSDKQADASPACPNAPDSEHAGKEKSTLNAETQEAGVPVEETLPVVASSCNTLASTPATFTLNRVCFSTSQGPAMQKMPLSFQPGAVLAPSQPLVYIPPSSCGQPLSVAPLPSPLGVPSTLALPVHPSYLQERGPSGIIAPPELRSFPCTFSVVRPLPSDSKVVSVEVNQLSCPSPSGGNSTQAAAAVDGPSPSMESSSLSPSQPSLTASCGSAAPPPGTGLHTRASGAPEQVAQGATTSLSPLKSPPQLEREMVSFPECCEMPLDLSSKSNRQKLPPPSQRKTPPMPILTPVHTSGKAVLTTVLSKSQRAAQSAGSSVTSCLGTNPPLVIFPDFLRNGEQGSWMKNSTALISTIPGTYVGVANPVPASLLLSKDSSISFSRDPQHLPKQEPISIIDQGDPRNVGPLSGKKGSQASVEGQQDPARRFLYGRVAPGASLCQSKELSLWNPGQGSIYPRCPINGKPSSPQLLPVGWSPYHQTPVLSIGISTTGQLPLNQSGPSKPSGAGELPVFPSMQPVESGMAVPKVPEGLPRLPSLEWEAMSKAKNCKALPRFCEEPINPVPIAVAPSLQANTVDARGGKGKAESPSRSQRCDEPGSDSGRDSVVQSEAPPGSCSLKQLGDSKPKNQVLAAYLSHDLPVVNQQSLQTASELPSVPVESQRKELGCEVAREQPASEAPQCMHQMDLCRVKKERVECDVPFASGACLRAGVAPKGFPETKLKGAAQIKQEGSLCCKSKRQHDGRAKQAHKRLKCRAKDGEEAPSKSGSRSLHGWKWQKHRGDLHEISKRESRIGPGSMNEHNSLRVKRKRRRPAKTELQSPGHRGDSHEEGYLEKKPKNNFRDFIPVVLSSRTRSQSGSVGGSSASVRGECEVTGQEILPLLEEEQEEETSLKRRRLRKSHRMSRYHSHRTRDRSQSEKGSCHLRRARELPWRVEAPRQLWDPNEEDDDDSHVKRKKRRRQKSRKYQTGEYLTEREEEEHVSCYSHKRRKSKADFRYRKQKECTQGKGSELRLRSRLSPSPRKSQGRPDFRNGFLLDHPDNSSIQEALEKPSGKRKCKTKHLAGICEEGKVKGHWNPPKPRSLKKPQELWPLCKSRQASPGNSPELPMTQHIPPEARRLIVNKNAGETLLQRAARLGYKDVVLYCLQKKSSEVNHRDNAGYTALHEACARGWIDILHILLEHGANVNCSAQDGTRPVHDAVVNDNLETMWLLLSYGADPTLATYSGQTAMKLASSEVMKRFLSDYLSDLQGRADGDPRTAWDFYSSSVLEGKDGIGCDLLLNPPGSSDQEEEEQESDSFMFEFSDKPLLPCYNLQVSVSRGPCNWFLFSDVLKRLKLSSRIFQARFPHFEIATLPKVEFQRQVSSSQLLAQEEVPESPEPLPQGPAETVELVRYEPELLQLLGSAVEFQAWSS